One Spinacia oleracea cultivar Varoflay chromosome 4, BTI_SOV_V1, whole genome shotgun sequence DNA segment encodes these proteins:
- the LOC110786521 gene encoding tetraspanin-2 — protein sequence MGVSNNITAILNFIALLCSIPIIASGLWLASKPDNECVHLFRWPVVVLGFSILVISLMGFVGAYWYKEGLLALYLCCMAILITLVLVLLIFAFVVTRPDGSSWVPGRGYKEYRLEGFSNWFRNHVTNDDSWFKIRNCLIDTNFCAKLNTQFVGAPDFFLAHISPLQSGCCKPPDICGYQYVNPTMWINPTNPSSDPDCALWSSDQSQLCYNCNSCKAGLLGNLRNEWRKANIILIITVVVLIFVYVIACSAFRNAQTEDLFRKYKQGWT from the exons ATGGGAGTAAGCAACAACATAACAGCCATACTAAACTTCATAGCACTCCTATGTTCAATCCCAATCATAGCCTCGGGCCTATGGCTAGCCTCAAAGCCCGACAACGAGTGCGTCCACCTCTTCCGATGGCCCGTTGTCGTGCTCGGGTTCTCAATCTTAGTCATCTCCTTGATGGGTTTTGTAGGGGCTTATTGGTACAAAGAAGGCCTATTAGCTCTTTACCTTTGTTGTATGGCTATACTCATAACTCTCGTTCTTGTCCTTCTTATCTTCGCCTTTGTCGTAACTCGGCCCGATGGATCATCCTGGGTACCGGGCCGGGGGTACAAGGAGTACCGGCTAGAGGGATTTTCTAACTGGTTTAGGAACCATGTTACTAATGATGACAGTTGGTTTAAGATTAGGAACTGCTTGATTGACACCAATTTCTGTGCTAAGCTCAATACTCAGTTTGTCGGTGCTCCTGACTTTTTTCTTGCTCATATTTCGCCTCTCCAG TCAGGATGTTGTAAACCTCCGGACATCTGTGGGTACCAGTATGTGAATCCAACAATGTGGATTAACCCAACAAACCCATCATCTGACCCGGATTGCGCGTTATGGAGCTCGGATCAGAGCCAACTATGCTACAACTGCAACTCCTGTAAGGCTGGGCTTCTGGGAAACCTGAGAAATGAATGGAGGAAAGCCAATATAATCCTCATCATTACTGTCGTTGTGCTCATCTTTGTTTATGTGATCGCTTGTAGCGCGTTCAGGAATGCACAAACTGAGGACCTCTTTCGCAAGTATAAGCAAGGCTGGACTTAG
- the LOC110786522 gene encoding probable magnesium transporter NIPA6 isoform X3, whose amino-acid sequence MAEDNVRGLVLAVGSSVFIGTSFILKKKGLRRAAANGTRAGYGGYTYLLEPLWWAGMSLMIIGEAANFVAYAFAPAVLVTPLGALSIIISAVLAHFMLKEKLSKLGVLGCVSCIVGSVVIVLHAPQEEAPISVQEIWDLASQSAFLIYVAASLSIVVVLILHLEPRYGQSNVLVYLGICSLIGSLTVVSIKAIGIAIKLTLEGTNQLIYPQTWFFMIVGAVCVITQLNYLNKALDTFNAAIVSPIYYVMFTTLTIAASAIMFKDWYGQDASSIASEICGFITVLTGTIILHATREQEQTNTSD is encoded by the exons ATGGCGGAGGATAATGTAAGGGGGTTGGTATTAGCAGTGGGGTCAAGTGTGTTTATTGGGACCAGTTTCATCTTGAAGAAGAAGGGTCTTCGCCGTGCTGCTGCTAATGGCACCCGTGCAG GATATGGAGGGTACACTTATTTGTTAGAGCCACTCTGGTGGGCAGGGATGTCTTTAA TGATTATCGGAGAAGCTGCAAACTTTGTGGCCTATGCTTTTGCTCCAGCTGTCTTGGTAACACCGCTTGGAGCTTTAAGTATTATAATCAG TGCGGTTTTGGCACACTTCATGCTTAAGGAAAAACTGTCGAAGCTGGGTGTTCTGGGTTGTGTCTCTTGTATAGTGGGGTCTGTGGTAATTGTTCTTCATGCACCACAAGAGGAAGCACCAATTTCTGTTCAAGAAATCTGGGATTTGGCAAGCCAATCAG CTTTCCTGATTTATGTGGCGGCTTCATTGTCCATAGTGGTAGTTTTGATTTTGCACTTGGAGCCACGCTATGGGCAGTCAAATGTGTTGGTTTACTTAGGGAtatgttctttgataggttcaCTGACG GTAGTGAGCATCAAGGCTATCGGAATCGCTATAAAGCTTACCCTGGAGGGGACAAACCAGCTTATATATCCACAGACTTGGTTTTTCATGATTGTTGGAGCAGTCTGTGTCATTACACAGTTGAATTACCTGAACAAG GCACTTGATACATTTAATGCAGCAATTGTATCTCCGATATATTATGTGATGTTTACAACCTTGACTATTGCCGCAAGTGCAATCATGTTCAAG GATTGGTATGGTCAAGATGCAAGCAGCATAGCTTCAGAAATATGTGGGTTTATTACAGTTCTCACTGGAACAATCATACTACATGCTACAAGAGAGCAAGAACAAACCAACACTTCAG ATTAG
- the LOC110786522 gene encoding probable magnesium transporter NIPA6 isoform X2, translating into MAEDNVRGLVLAVGSSVFIGTSFILKKKGLRRAAANGTRAGYGGYTYLLEPLWWAGMSLMIIGEAANFVAYAFAPAVLVTPLGALSIIISAVLAHFMLKEKLSKLGVLGCVSCIVGSVVIVLHAPQEEAPISVQEIWDLASQSAFLIYVAASLSIVVVLILHLEPRYGQSNVLVYLGICSLIGSLTVVSIKAIGIAIKLTLEGTNQLIYPQTWFFMIVGAVCVITQLNYLNKALDTFNAAIVSPIYYVMFTTLTIAASAIMFKDWYGQDASSIASEICGFITVLTGTIILHATREQEQTNTSDSRGNAGPSNWYTTGESQKYGDEERLITLHNADFFE; encoded by the exons ATGGCGGAGGATAATGTAAGGGGGTTGGTATTAGCAGTGGGGTCAAGTGTGTTTATTGGGACCAGTTTCATCTTGAAGAAGAAGGGTCTTCGCCGTGCTGCTGCTAATGGCACCCGTGCAG GATATGGAGGGTACACTTATTTGTTAGAGCCACTCTGGTGGGCAGGGATGTCTTTAA TGATTATCGGAGAAGCTGCAAACTTTGTGGCCTATGCTTTTGCTCCAGCTGTCTTGGTAACACCGCTTGGAGCTTTAAGTATTATAATCAG TGCGGTTTTGGCACACTTCATGCTTAAGGAAAAACTGTCGAAGCTGGGTGTTCTGGGTTGTGTCTCTTGTATAGTGGGGTCTGTGGTAATTGTTCTTCATGCACCACAAGAGGAAGCACCAATTTCTGTTCAAGAAATCTGGGATTTGGCAAGCCAATCAG CTTTCCTGATTTATGTGGCGGCTTCATTGTCCATAGTGGTAGTTTTGATTTTGCACTTGGAGCCACGCTATGGGCAGTCAAATGTGTTGGTTTACTTAGGGAtatgttctttgataggttcaCTGACG GTAGTGAGCATCAAGGCTATCGGAATCGCTATAAAGCTTACCCTGGAGGGGACAAACCAGCTTATATATCCACAGACTTGGTTTTTCATGATTGTTGGAGCAGTCTGTGTCATTACACAGTTGAATTACCTGAACAAG GCACTTGATACATTTAATGCAGCAATTGTATCTCCGATATATTATGTGATGTTTACAACCTTGACTATTGCCGCAAGTGCAATCATGTTCAAG GATTGGTATGGTCAAGATGCAAGCAGCATAGCTTCAGAAATATGTGGGTTTATTACAGTTCTCACTGGAACAATCATACTACATGCTACAAGAGAGCAAGAACAAACCAACACTTCAG ATTCGCGAGGCAATGCAGGACCTTCGAATTGGTACACAACTGGAGAGAGTCAAAAATATGGTGATGAGGAGCGTCTCATTACATTGCACAATGCAGACTTTTTTGAATGA
- the LOC110786522 gene encoding probable magnesium transporter NIPA6 isoform X1: MAEDNVRGLVLAVGSSVFIGTSFILKKKGLRRAAANGTRAGYGGYTYLLEPLWWAGMSLMIIGEAANFVAYAFAPAVLVTPLGALSIIISAVLAHFMLKEKLSKLGVLGCVSCIVGSVVIVLHAPQEEAPISVQEIWDLASQSAFLIYVAASLSIVVVLILHLEPRYGQSNVLVYLGICSLIGSLTVVSIKAIGIAIKLTLEGTNQLIYPQTWFFMIVGAVCVITQLNYLNKALDTFNAAIVSPIYYVMFTTLTIAASAIMFKDWYGQDASSIASEICGFITVLTGTIILHATREQEQTNTSADSRGNAGPSNWYTTGESQKYGDEERLITLHNADFFE, encoded by the exons ATGGCGGAGGATAATGTAAGGGGGTTGGTATTAGCAGTGGGGTCAAGTGTGTTTATTGGGACCAGTTTCATCTTGAAGAAGAAGGGTCTTCGCCGTGCTGCTGCTAATGGCACCCGTGCAG GATATGGAGGGTACACTTATTTGTTAGAGCCACTCTGGTGGGCAGGGATGTCTTTAA TGATTATCGGAGAAGCTGCAAACTTTGTGGCCTATGCTTTTGCTCCAGCTGTCTTGGTAACACCGCTTGGAGCTTTAAGTATTATAATCAG TGCGGTTTTGGCACACTTCATGCTTAAGGAAAAACTGTCGAAGCTGGGTGTTCTGGGTTGTGTCTCTTGTATAGTGGGGTCTGTGGTAATTGTTCTTCATGCACCACAAGAGGAAGCACCAATTTCTGTTCAAGAAATCTGGGATTTGGCAAGCCAATCAG CTTTCCTGATTTATGTGGCGGCTTCATTGTCCATAGTGGTAGTTTTGATTTTGCACTTGGAGCCACGCTATGGGCAGTCAAATGTGTTGGTTTACTTAGGGAtatgttctttgataggttcaCTGACG GTAGTGAGCATCAAGGCTATCGGAATCGCTATAAAGCTTACCCTGGAGGGGACAAACCAGCTTATATATCCACAGACTTGGTTTTTCATGATTGTTGGAGCAGTCTGTGTCATTACACAGTTGAATTACCTGAACAAG GCACTTGATACATTTAATGCAGCAATTGTATCTCCGATATATTATGTGATGTTTACAACCTTGACTATTGCCGCAAGTGCAATCATGTTCAAG GATTGGTATGGTCAAGATGCAAGCAGCATAGCTTCAGAAATATGTGGGTTTATTACAGTTCTCACTGGAACAATCATACTACATGCTACAAGAGAGCAAGAACAAACCAACACTTCAG CAGATTCGCGAGGCAATGCAGGACCTTCGAATTGGTACACAACTGGAGAGAGTCAAAAATATGGTGATGAGGAGCGTCTCATTACATTGCACAATGCAGACTTTTTTGAATGA
- the LOC110786522 gene encoding probable magnesium transporter NIPA6 isoform X4, whose protein sequence is MSLMIIGEAANFVAYAFAPAVLVTPLGALSIIISAVLAHFMLKEKLSKLGVLGCVSCIVGSVVIVLHAPQEEAPISVQEIWDLASQSAFLIYVAASLSIVVVLILHLEPRYGQSNVLVYLGICSLIGSLTVVSIKAIGIAIKLTLEGTNQLIYPQTWFFMIVGAVCVITQLNYLNKALDTFNAAIVSPIYYVMFTTLTIAASAIMFKDWYGQDASSIASEICGFITVLTGTIILHATREQEQTNTSADSRGNAGPSNWYTTGESQKYGDEERLITLHNADFFE, encoded by the exons ATGTCTTTAA TGATTATCGGAGAAGCTGCAAACTTTGTGGCCTATGCTTTTGCTCCAGCTGTCTTGGTAACACCGCTTGGAGCTTTAAGTATTATAATCAG TGCGGTTTTGGCACACTTCATGCTTAAGGAAAAACTGTCGAAGCTGGGTGTTCTGGGTTGTGTCTCTTGTATAGTGGGGTCTGTGGTAATTGTTCTTCATGCACCACAAGAGGAAGCACCAATTTCTGTTCAAGAAATCTGGGATTTGGCAAGCCAATCAG CTTTCCTGATTTATGTGGCGGCTTCATTGTCCATAGTGGTAGTTTTGATTTTGCACTTGGAGCCACGCTATGGGCAGTCAAATGTGTTGGTTTACTTAGGGAtatgttctttgataggttcaCTGACG GTAGTGAGCATCAAGGCTATCGGAATCGCTATAAAGCTTACCCTGGAGGGGACAAACCAGCTTATATATCCACAGACTTGGTTTTTCATGATTGTTGGAGCAGTCTGTGTCATTACACAGTTGAATTACCTGAACAAG GCACTTGATACATTTAATGCAGCAATTGTATCTCCGATATATTATGTGATGTTTACAACCTTGACTATTGCCGCAAGTGCAATCATGTTCAAG GATTGGTATGGTCAAGATGCAAGCAGCATAGCTTCAGAAATATGTGGGTTTATTACAGTTCTCACTGGAACAATCATACTACATGCTACAAGAGAGCAAGAACAAACCAACACTTCAG CAGATTCGCGAGGCAATGCAGGACCTTCGAATTGGTACACAACTGGAGAGAGTCAAAAATATGGTGATGAGGAGCGTCTCATTACATTGCACAATGCAGACTTTTTTGAATGA
- the LOC110786524 gene encoding eukaryotic translation initiation factor 4B3: MAATVSSAWAKPGAWALDSEEHEDELKQPIMAQPVKPEPPAADFPSLAAAAAAKPKKKNKAQTLSLAEFSTYSAPKPKAFVAGQKLTHDEILTLPTGPRERTAEELERPRLGGGFRNYGGGASDDSRVRVSDRGSSRDRDMGPSRADEADDWSKTKKFSAFGGGAPERSDRREKVGFFNSSRADEVDNWASNKSFVAAPVDGARRERRMGFESYSNGSGPDSGSWSKPREERGSGGVEADTWGRRESVGSGNGNGRPRLNLQPRTLPVENNDNGGQSVTPTEVKVASPVLIFTPTEKVKGANPFGEARPREEVLAEKGKDWKEIDEKLEAVKIKEAGNGEKSEGFGRRGYGLGRSESGDEKTVKSWRKPESADAVSSPSGSSADTTENSANTADSSAESTEKVSEEN, translated from the exons ATGGCGGCAACTGTTTCATCTGCTTGGGCCAAGCCCGGAGCTTGGGCCTTAGACTCTGAAGAACACGAAGATGAGCTTAAGCAACCAATCATGGCCCAACCCGTTAAGCCCGAACCACCAGCCGCCGATTTCCCCTCTTTAGCCGCCGCAGCCGCTGCTAAGCCCAAGAAGAAGAATAAGGCACAAACCCTTTCATTAGCCGAGTTTTCCACCTACTCAGCGCCTAAACCCAAGGCGTTTGTCGCGGGACAGAAGCTAACCCATGATGAGATTCTGACACTTCCGACGGGCCCACGTGAGAGAACTGCGGAGGAGCTTGAAAGGCCTCGGCTTGGTGGTGGATTCAGAAACTATGGCGGCGGCGCGAGTGATGATTCTAGGGTTAGGGTTTCTGATAGGGGTTCCAGCAGGGATAGGGATATGGGCCCATCGCGGGCTGACGAGGCGGATGATTGGTCCAAGACGAAAAAGTTTAGTGCTTTTGGCGGTGGTGCGCCGGAGAGGTCAgacaggagagagaaagttgggTTTTTTAATTCGAGTCGGGCTGATGAGGTCGATAATTGGGCCTCTAACAAGAGTTTTGTTGCTGCTCCTGTTGATGGggcgaggagagagagaaggatGGGGTTTGAGTCGTATTCTAATGGGTCGGGGCCGGATTCGGGTAGTTGGTCGAAGCCGAGGGAGGAGAGAGGTAGTGGTGGTGTTGAGGCTGATACGTGGGGCAGGAGAGAGAGTGTTGGCTctgggaatgggaatggaagACCTAGATTGAATTTGCAGCCCAGAACTTTGCCTGTTGAGAATAATGACAATGGAGGACAGAGTGTGACTCCTACGGAGGTTAAAGTGGCGAGTCCAGTGTTGATTTTTACACCTACTGAGAAGGTGAAAGGGGCGAATCCCTTCGGAGAGGCAAGGCCGAGGGAGGAGGTGTTGGCGGAGAAAGGGAAGGATTGGAAGGAGATTGATGAGAAATTGGAGGCTGTTAAGATTAAGGAGGCAGGTAATGGGGAGAAGAGTGAAGGATTTGGAAGAAGGGGTTATGGGCTTGGGAGGTCTGAGTCTGGGGATGAGAAGACTGTTAAGAGTTGGAGGAAGCCGGAATCGGCTGATGCTGTTTCTTCACCTTCGGGTTCAAG TGCGGACACAACAGAGAATAGTGCCAATACAGCTGATAGTTCTGCTGAGAGCACTGAGAAAGTTTCAGAAGAGAATTGA